A single window of Methylomarinum sp. Ch1-1 DNA harbors:
- a CDS encoding carbohydrate ABC transporter permease gives MTSRASAERRLAWLLCAPALAAMLLVTAYPIGYALWLSLHRYDLRFPQQSQFVGLANYISVLGSEVWWQALINTLIITVASVTVELVLGFALALLMFKATLGRRTVRTVILIPYAMITVVSALAWKFAFDPTTGFVNALLDLDQAWLSERWSAFFVIVFSEIWKTTPFMALLLLAGLTLIPQDLNRAARVDGASAWQRLIKITLPLMKPTILVALLFRTLDAFRIFDTVYVQTRGAANTETVSVVGYNVLIARLNLGLGSAVSVLIFISVLIISLLFIKGFGAPLSQARRK, from the coding sequence TTGACAAGCCGGGCCAGCGCCGAACGCCGTCTGGCCTGGCTGCTGTGCGCACCGGCGCTGGCCGCAATGCTGCTGGTCACCGCCTATCCGATAGGCTATGCCTTGTGGCTGTCGTTGCACCGCTACGACCTGCGTTTTCCGCAACAAAGCCAATTCGTCGGTCTGGCCAATTATATCAGTGTGCTCGGCTCCGAGGTCTGGTGGCAAGCCTTGATCAACACCCTCATCATAACGGTCGCCTCGGTGACGGTAGAACTGGTGTTGGGATTTGCGCTGGCGCTGTTGATGTTCAAGGCCACGCTGGGCCGCCGCACGGTCCGCACCGTGATACTGATTCCTTACGCGATGATTACCGTGGTGTCGGCGCTGGCATGGAAATTCGCCTTCGACCCGACTACCGGCTTCGTCAACGCCTTACTGGACCTGGATCAGGCTTGGCTGAGCGAACGTTGGTCGGCCTTTTTCGTCATCGTCTTCAGCGAAATATGGAAGACGACGCCGTTCATGGCGCTGCTGCTGCTGGCCGGACTGACCTTGATCCCCCAGGACTTGAACCGGGCGGCGCGCGTCGACGGCGCCTCGGCCTGGCAACGCTTGATCAAGATCACGCTGCCGCTGATGAAGCCGACGATACTGGTCGCGTTGCTGTTCCGAACGCTGGACGCCTTTCGCATCTTCGACACCGTCTACGTACAAACCCGCGGCGCCGCCAATACCGAAACGGTGTCCGTGGTCGGCTACAATGTGTTGATCGCCCGCCTGAACCTGGGTTTGGGATCGGCGGTTTCGGTGCTGATATTCATCAGCGTGCTGATCATCTCGCTATTGTTCATCAAGGGATTCGGCGCACCGCTGAGCCAGGCTAGGAGGAAATGA
- a CDS encoding carbohydrate ABC transporter permease — MQKRLETVFWSGFGIIVMIYALVPVAWIISLSLKRSGDLNDQRFIPSAISFDNYRAIFEDAQFPAALWNSFGIALIATTLSILLAMFAAYAIVRLEFSGKQWVLAGVLAISMFPPVSIIGPLFNLWRIIGLFDTWAGLVIPYMTFTLPLAIWTLSAFFRELPWDLDKSARIDGATPFQAFFHIIAPLAAPGVFTAAILVFIFAWNDFLFATSLTSTNAARTVPAAIAFFTGSSQFEQPTGSIAAASVVVTLPVIVIVLLFQKRIVAGLTAGAVKG; from the coding sequence ATGCAAAAACGGCTGGAGACGGTATTTTGGAGCGGTTTCGGCATCATCGTGATGATTTATGCGCTGGTCCCGGTGGCCTGGATCATCTCGCTGTCGCTGAAGCGGTCGGGCGACCTGAACGATCAACGCTTCATTCCGAGCGCGATCAGCTTCGACAACTACCGGGCCATATTTGAAGACGCCCAGTTTCCGGCGGCGCTGTGGAATTCTTTCGGCATCGCCTTGATCGCCACGACGCTGTCGATACTGCTGGCGATGTTCGCCGCCTATGCCATCGTCAGGCTGGAATTTTCCGGCAAGCAATGGGTGCTGGCCGGCGTGCTGGCGATTTCGATGTTTCCGCCGGTTTCGATCATCGGCCCGTTGTTCAATCTGTGGCGCATCATCGGCTTGTTCGACACCTGGGCCGGTCTGGTCATTCCCTATATGACCTTCACCCTGCCGTTGGCGATCTGGACCTTGTCGGCTTTTTTCCGCGAGCTGCCCTGGGACCTGGACAAGTCCGCCCGCATCGACGGCGCAACGCCTTTTCAAGCCTTCTTTCACATCATCGCCCCGCTGGCGGCGCCCGGCGTCTTCACCGCCGCAATCCTGGTATTCATCTTCGCCTGGAACGACTTCCTGTTCGCGACCTCGTTGACCTCGACCAACGCCGCCCGCACGGTACCGGCCGCGATCGCCTTCTTCACCGGCAGTTCGCAGTTCGAGCAGCCGACCGGATCGATCGCCGCGGCTTCGGTGGTCGTGACGCTGCCGGTCATCGTCATCGTGCTGCTGTTTCAAAAACGTATCGTCGCCGGCCTGACCGCCGGCGCGGTCAAAGGCTAG
- a CDS encoding ABC transporter ATP-binding protein yields MAEIVLEGIGKQFPDGTQVLHDIGFTIHDGEFFILVGPSGCGKSTLLNMIAGLEDVSAGEIRVDGHIINDLDPKDRNIAMVFQSYAIYPHMSVRDNIAFPLKLAGLPKTEIRRKVEEAAELLELSELLERKPAALSGGQRQRVAMGRALVREPSVFLLDEPLSNLDARLRVQMRSEIGRLQKRLGTTMIYVTHDQTEAMTLGDRVAVLNEGEVQQIGTPQQLYRKPASLFVAGFIGSPGMNFLPAKIKEGKLQLPFAAARLPERYHEFSTRPLIAGFRPEDVHCADNAKDDRQALVFRAAIDVVEWLGAELFAYSDLELPNQSRMADDKSRATLVFRLPPSLELRAGESLQLMLDVGDIHLFDGETGYNLTL; encoded by the coding sequence ATGGCGGAAATCGTACTGGAAGGGATCGGCAAACAGTTTCCCGATGGCACGCAAGTCTTGCATGACATCGGCTTCACGATACACGACGGCGAATTTTTCATCCTGGTCGGCCCGTCGGGCTGCGGCAAGTCGACGTTGCTGAACATGATCGCCGGCCTCGAGGACGTCAGCGCCGGCGAAATTCGGGTCGACGGCCATATCATCAACGACTTGGATCCCAAGGACCGCAACATCGCGATGGTGTTTCAGAGTTATGCGATCTATCCGCATATGAGCGTGCGCGACAACATCGCCTTTCCGCTGAAACTGGCCGGACTGCCCAAGACTGAAATTCGACGCAAGGTCGAGGAAGCAGCCGAACTGCTGGAATTGAGCGAACTGTTGGAACGCAAACCGGCCGCCTTGTCCGGCGGTCAGCGTCAACGCGTCGCGATGGGACGGGCGCTGGTGCGCGAGCCGTCCGTGTTCTTGCTGGACGAGCCGCTGTCCAACCTCGACGCCCGGCTGCGAGTGCAAATGCGCAGCGAAATCGGCCGGCTGCAAAAACGCCTTGGAACGACGATGATTTATGTCACCCATGACCAGACCGAAGCGATGACGCTGGGCGATCGCGTCGCCGTGCTGAACGAAGGCGAAGTGCAACAAATCGGCACGCCCCAGCAACTATACCGGAAACCTGCCAGCCTATTCGTCGCCGGCTTCATCGGCTCGCCGGGGATGAATTTCTTGCCGGCCAAAATCAAGGAAGGCAAACTGCAGTTGCCGTTCGCCGCCGCCCGACTTCCCGAGCGCTACCACGAATTTTCAACCCGGCCATTGATCGCTGGTTTCCGTCCGGAGGACGTCCACTGTGCGGACAACGCGAAAGACGATCGACAAGCATTGGTCTTTCGGGCCGCCATCGATGTCGTCGAATGGCTCGGCGCCGAACTGTTCGCCTATTCCGATCTCGAGTTGCCCAATCAAAGCCGAATGGCGGACGACAAAAGCCGCGCCACGCTGGTGTTCCGACTCCCCCCATCGCTTGAGCTGCGAGCAGGCGAATCGCTGCAGCTCATGCTTGATGTTGGCGATATTCACCTATTCGACGGCGAAACAGGCTATAATCTAACCCTGTAA
- a CDS encoding cache domain-containing protein — protein MTKAIITSQHHIRWRLLIPLLMIFTLMIILSTVIHFVDLRSQFKENMTRELTMIATNHRISMTLRGEKLSALAETLSREPRLVKALAAGDRDALMTLALPQFERFKKAYNISHFYFHDARRQTLLRLHNPSVYGDRNDRVSAQQAERTGQTAVGVGLGKTGTYTQRAVAPVKMDGRLIGYLELGEETLDSLLDLAHDFNVEGYVLLYKDFLDRQDWEQFMLSLNRTPDWERYPDRVLAAQTQAQVPEFLDSLLKKWGQSTAPHSQIINAGARTLNVGAIPLFDAGDRQIGQMLILRDVSALNQHIDDNFFGFVISVLAGGLLLSLVLYYHLRKTEYQLRQAHKQILEGVNEREADQRRHIEELTERINDLERFERLTVHRELRIQTLKQENRRLKTLVNADLTEREDDHG, from the coding sequence ATGACTAAAGCGATTATTACCTCACAACATCATATCCGCTGGCGGCTGCTGATTCCGCTGCTGATGATCTTCACGCTAATGATAATCCTCTCCACCGTGATCCATTTCGTCGATCTGCGCTCGCAATTCAAAGAAAACATGACCCGCGAATTGACGATGATTGCGACCAATCATCGCATTTCGATGACCTTGCGCGGCGAAAAACTGAGCGCCCTCGCCGAAACATTAAGCCGGGAGCCACGCTTGGTTAAGGCGCTGGCCGCCGGCGACCGCGATGCCTTGATGACACTGGCCCTCCCCCAATTCGAACGATTCAAAAAAGCTTACAATATTAGTCATTTTTATTTCCATGATGCCCGGCGTCAAACCTTGTTACGGCTGCACAATCCGAGCGTCTATGGCGACCGCAACGATCGCGTCAGCGCCCAGCAGGCGGAACGAACCGGTCAAACCGCGGTCGGCGTCGGACTAGGCAAAACCGGCACCTATACCCAGCGCGCGGTGGCGCCGGTCAAGATGGATGGACGCTTGATCGGTTATCTGGAACTGGGCGAGGAAACGTTGGACAGCCTGCTCGATTTGGCCCACGATTTCAATGTTGAGGGTTATGTGCTGCTCTATAAAGACTTTCTCGACCGTCAAGACTGGGAACAATTCATGCTGAGCTTAAACAGGACACCGGATTGGGAACGCTATCCAGACCGGGTTTTGGCGGCGCAAACACAAGCGCAAGTCCCCGAATTTTTAGATTCGCTGTTGAAAAAATGGGGTCAATCCACTGCGCCTCACAGTCAAATCATCAACGCTGGGGCGCGAACGCTCAATGTCGGCGCCATCCCTTTGTTCGACGCCGGAGATCGCCAAATCGGGCAAATGCTCATATTGCGCGATGTCAGCGCGCTCAATCAGCATATCGATGACAACTTTTTCGGGTTCGTCATCAGCGTACTCGCCGGCGGCCTGCTATTAAGCCTCGTTTTATATTATCACCTAAGAAAAACCGAATATCAGTTGCGACAGGCGCATAAACAAATCCTCGAAGGCGTTAATGAGCGTGAGGCCGATCAACGCCGCCATATCGAGGAATTAACGGAACGCATCAATGATTTGGAGCGCTTCGAACGCCTGACGGTCCACCGCGAACTGCGCATCCAGACACTCAAGCAGGAAAATCGCAGATTGAAGACATTGGTCAATGCCGACCTAACAGAACGAGAGGATGATCATGGATAA
- a CDS encoding PAS domain S-box protein — protein sequence MDKTDSLLSKSELTARLQAELEAAQERERASQKTRRALLAMLEDLEETQVEVEQARHELQSAMDAVQDPIFMHDRDYRIMRANRAYAERTGLDVQQIIGKPYWQLFPKLDAPPLCCIETIEQKQMHEEELNLLNGETFLTRYYPILDHHNHYLYSLHMMQNVSERRRAEQEQRTLSEAFRQASEAMLVLDDEGKVRHINPAFQRLFGYDEIEISSQSISLLTAPEREATIQPPAVLEQLRKHGLWQGEVLRRAKDGAVIPVLLNASAIRNHRDEITGFINLYLDLRQIKQAESSLRESEEQFRAMSSAAQDAMLMLDDDSLIVFWNEAATRIFGYQGDEVIGQNVHLLLAPEHYHAAYRAGWPDFAKNGRGAAIGQVLELEALHKSGHTINIELSVAPVQIKQRWHAVGILRDISERKLAERKLRNVLRAHRTLSACNTLLVHSSGEQKLMSDMCRAIVELVQ from the coding sequence ATGGATAAAACCGACTCCCTCCTATCCAAGTCGGAATTGACCGCTCGCCTGCAAGCCGAGCTGGAAGCGGCGCAGGAACGCGAACGCGCCTCGCAAAAAACCCGGAGAGCCTTGCTGGCGATGCTGGAAGACTTGGAAGAGACCCAGGTTGAGGTCGAACAAGCCAGACATGAATTACAGAGCGCGATGGATGCGGTTCAGGATCCGATCTTCATGCATGATCGTGATTACCGTATCATGCGCGCCAATCGCGCCTATGCGGAACGCACCGGCCTGGATGTGCAGCAGATCATAGGCAAACCTTACTGGCAATTGTTTCCCAAACTCGATGCCCCGCCTTTGTGCTGTATCGAGACCATCGAACAAAAACAGATGCACGAGGAAGAGTTGAACCTGCTTAACGGTGAAACCTTCCTGACTCGTTATTATCCGATCCTCGATCATCACAATCACTATCTCTATTCACTGCATATGATGCAGAATGTCAGTGAACGTCGCCGCGCCGAACAGGAACAGCGCACCTTAAGCGAGGCCTTTCGACAGGCCTCCGAGGCGATGCTGGTGCTTGATGACGAAGGAAAAGTGCGCCACATCAACCCGGCCTTCCAGCGTTTATTCGGCTATGACGAAATAGAAATCAGCAGCCAATCGATCTCCTTGCTGACAGCCCCCGAACGGGAGGCGACGATACAACCGCCCGCCGTGCTTGAGCAGTTGCGCAAACACGGGCTTTGGCAGGGTGAAGTACTCAGGCGCGCGAAAGATGGCGCCGTGATTCCGGTACTGCTCAACGCCAGCGCGATCCGTAACCATCGAGACGAAATCACCGGTTTCATCAATCTCTATCTCGATTTGCGCCAGATCAAACAGGCCGAATCGTCGTTACGCGAGAGCGAGGAACAGTTTCGCGCAATGAGCTCTGCGGCCCAGGACGCCATGCTGATGCTCGATGACGACAGCCTGATCGTTTTCTGGAATGAGGCGGCGACGCGTATCTTCGGCTATCAGGGCGACGAGGTGATCGGACAAAATGTGCATCTGTTGCTGGCTCCCGAACACTACCATGCGGCTTATCGTGCCGGCTGGCCGGATTTCGCCAAGAACGGCCGCGGCGCAGCGATCGGTCAGGTGCTGGAACTGGAAGCCTTGCACAAAAGCGGTCACACCATCAACATCGAATTGTCGGTCGCGCCGGTGCAAATCAAACAGCGTTGGCATGCGGTCGGCATCCTCCGTGATATTAGCGAGCGAAAGCTGGCCGAAAGAAAACTGCGGAACGTGCTGCGCGCCCATCGTACGCTGAGCGCCTGCAATACGCTGCTGGTGCACAGCAGCGGGGAGCAGAAACTGATGAGCGATATGTGTCGAGCCATCGTCGAACTAGTACAATAA
- a CDS encoding helix-turn-helix domain-containing protein: MARPLLPLTLSSEQQSILETIVRSREAPHSLVQRAQIVLLAHVGNTNKSIAQNLGLCEETVGFWRKRWLGDSIELEKYADQSKKLREAISHVLADKPRAGCPGVFTAEQICQLLALACETPPEHLSHWTQPALVRTAIDRGIVDTISLSSIGRFLKSGGFETASH; the protein is encoded by the coding sequence TTGGCACGTCCACTCCTCCCACTGACATTGAGCTCTGAACAGCAGAGCATTTTGGAAACCATTGTTCGAAGTCGCGAAGCGCCACACAGTCTGGTGCAACGTGCTCAAATCGTGTTATTGGCCCACGTCGGCAACACCAATAAATCGATCGCTCAAAACCTGGGGCTCTGTGAAGAAACGGTCGGGTTTTGGCGAAAGCGTTGGTTAGGCGACAGTATTGAGTTGGAAAAATATGCCGACCAATCAAAAAAGTTGCGCGAGGCGATCAGTCACGTGTTGGCCGACAAACCACGCGCTGGCTGCCCCGGCGTCTTTACTGCGGAGCAGATTTGCCAGTTATTGGCGCTCGCTTGTGAAACGCCTCCCGAGCATCTCAGTCATTGGACGCAACCGGCACTCGTCCGAACCGCTATTGATAGGGGGATTGTAGACACCATTTCGCTCAGCAGTATCGGGCGTTTTTTAAAATCAGGGGGATTTGAAACCGCATCGCACTAA